The Entomobacter blattae nucleotide sequence ATTGGCCAGACCCGCCACAGAGGGCCAACCCACCGGTATTACCCTGCCCATTCCAGACAATGTCTCCCTCAGGGCTTGATCCGGTAAACTGGCCCTGAACCCCATCAATCAATAACCCTAAATGCAGGCTCGTATCCTGCCAGGCCACAGTATTGCCATCCTTTGAGAGATAACTGGCGAGACGAAAATTATGCCCACTATCGCTCCATGCATCGTATTCGAGACCAATACGTTTTTGTATGGCCCCGTTCTGAGCCAGGCCAACCCCCTCGTTCCCGTGAACGTAAAAGGAATTGGCACGAATAACATTATTTTTGGCCGCCTCGTTGATAACGAGATGATCCGCAATATCGCCCGCCAGCTGCAAGTCGTAGCTATCGGTTGTCAATACCTCCGGATTCCGGTTTTCAAACAGGGGCGTAATAGTCAGGCCGTGCAGAGACACACTATGAGGGCGTGTTTCACGCCTGACAAACATATCTAATTCCTCGCCTTCCAACTGGTGAATGGTTGAACTGGCCAGTGATCCCGCCCTGGCCCCATCGTAGGAGAGAAACAGGTTACGCCCAAAGGTCTTGTTGGGCGCGCCTACGAACACAACGGGCTTTTTGTAGTCAGAATACCAGCTGTCATAGCTGGTTGAGGGCACCTGCCCTGCAGCCGTTGAGCCAATACCGGGAACGGCCCATCCTGTAACGTAAATATGGGTAGCATCCCACGATTTGATAAACCCGAAATAACTGCGCAGGGTTGGCAACAGCCCCTGAGCTGTGCCTGTTTCAGGGAGGGACGAGTCAATGGAGTTGGTTTGAATATACATATTGGGGTGGAGTTGGGCCATTTGGGCGGTTGTCATAGGGGTTTTGAGGGTGACACCGTCTGCTGTATAGGCGCTCACATCCAGAACCATTCTGGCCGTGGTATTATCGGCAAACTCGTAAAACCCGACCTGGTCAAAATTAATAGAGTTCACCACAGAGGCCGCCCCGTTGCGGTAATCCACCCCTGATATCGCAGGCCTGCCTCCAGCCTCAGTGATACCGTCTGCGGTCATAATCAGGCATAAGCCGCACCCTGCGCCAAACGAGCCATAGGGCTGGGTTGAAATATAGAGGCCTCGCGAGAGTTTGTTGCCTGCACTGTCTTTAAACCCGCCAATAAATGAAAGGTCGAGGCCTGCCAGCTCATCAGGTGCACCATTGGTCATTTTAATAATGCTTTCCCCCGCCCCGTTCTGAACAGTCATCTCTCCAGAGACAAAACCGCCAGGGGGAACAAATGGGGCCGGCGACTTTCCATAGGCCGTAGACATAAAAAAAGCAGCCCATGTTGCTGTAATGCTACTCAGAATACCATATCTCATATCACTGTTCCTCATCCTGTCTGACACTGATTGTTGGAATATTCCCGTTGTTCCACAGGGAAACACCATCTCCCGGGTCAGTAAGGGGTAGCCCTGCCATAAAATCCTCAAACATTTTCTTGAATAAGGTACTGTCCACAGAATCGCCCTTCTCCCCCTTGAGAGAGGCTACAAACTCGGCCTCGCTCCCCGTATGGCCAGTATCAAGCCAGCTTTGATAGGCCGATTTACCAGGCTCTCCTCGTGGGCCGCCAAGCGGAATGATGAACTTCCATATATTTTGACGGCTGCCCGCAACAGGCTGGTATTGCCACAGCCCGTTCGTGGTCTCGTTAATCACCATGTCGTAGATCAGGGGCGCAAACCCACTGGGCGGCACGTAGGAAGCATCGGGGTCTTTGTCTACTATCCAGATCTGCGTTCCCCGTATCCCACGCCCCAATGATACAGGCGGGCAGTTGGGCCCACTGATCAAACCCTGATCCATCACCAGGCTTTGCAGCACGACCTCACGCACCTCGCCTGTTTCCAGAGTAAGCCGGAAACGGATACCAGAGCGCATATTCAGCGTGCCGCCGGAAATGGTGACGTAAAATGCGCCCCTGTTATCAGGATCAGCCACAAACTCCGAGAGCACCAACTTAGGATCGCCAGCCTCGGCACCAATCGCTACAATCTCATCGTCTTTGGCCAGCTGGTTATGAAAGTCGATCCAATAGCGCCTGCTCTCTCCCGGCCCCTTACAATTCAGCAGCATCACCTGATGACACAACGGCCCAGAAGGTACAACAAACCAGTCCCCAGGCGCTACATCCACAGGCGGTTTGGGCATAGGAGGACGCAGAGGAGGACAGATAACAGCGTTTGCCTGCTCTTCATAATAATCAATGGGCTGTTTATTTTGCCTCAACGGCGCGAGCGGATTTGCCATTCATTCCCCCAATAAAAAAGCCCCCTAGGTGGGGGCACATTCACATCAATCATCAATACTCTGTCAGCTCAGGCTAATACTGAAATCTGGGTTAATTGATTTGAACCCGTAGACTGCGTCGCCCGTAGTTCCCTCTCCAACCCAGCCAACGATCTTCAGGCTCCAGTCGTAATAGGCGGATTTGGTGCCGTTGAAACTGCGCGTATTATTGCCCAGTAGCCTATATTGAGGAAGGAGATCGTAAACCGTGTTAGGCGTAACGTTTCCCTCGGTGCTGATCGTAATCGCCCCGGAGCCTGCATTGAAAAACCGTCCCTGCCCCGTGGCTCCAAACAGGCACATGGAAAACTGCGCGGTCGTGGCAGAATTCCCCCAGCCACCCAGCATATACGGGTAGGAATGCAGCGCGTTGAACCGGCACCCCGTAAACTGATAGGAAATGTTGGGCGCAAAAACCGTGCCGTTGGTCGCCTGATCGGCTGAATAGGCGTTCATAGGGTTGAAATTGCAGCCGTTGATCGAGATGTGGCCGCCGGATGCGCCGCCAATAAAGGCCGTAATCAGCGAGCCCTTGCTATCAATAAAGGAAGGAATCACGATATTTACCCGAAAATTATGGGCCTCACTATCCTCAGCAATAACATAGTGACTAGAGGGTGATTTGGCGTTTTCAAAATCAATTTTCGCCTGATCGAGATAGGCAGACCCCCATAAATTGATAATGATGGAACGCCGGCCAATATCCCATCCGTGGGCATTCCCCTCTGAGAAATTGGGCGTGTTATCCATAGTCAGGTAATAGCTCTCTGAGGCATGGAGAAATATTGTGGCAGACCCCCCATCTGGGATCTGGCTGAGGGCTTTGCCCACCGAGAAATACGGTTTTTCCTGTGTGCCATCCCCCGTATCGTCGTTGCCAAGGCTGGTCGAGACAAACAACGCAGAACGCGCGCCCGCCACTTTGACCATCAGCAGGCCGTTACTATCAAAAAACGCAATATTATCAGAGTTTGGAGAGAGGCCAACAACAACCCGCAGCCAGTTATTGCCAGGTAATTCAGAACTTACCCAGTTCTCCCCAGCCTCAGGGTTGTTCGTATTGCCCTCCACCATGTTACAGTAAAACGCATAAGGAGCCGCATTCCCGTGCAGGATTGCCCCCAGGGGATAGCCCCCTATCTGGGCAGCAAACCCCGCATCAAACGCCGCCATTCCCCCCGCATCCTGCCACTGTGCGTGTTTGGAAACATCCCGCAATATCCCGTTCATATCCGGCCCCTGAGGGGGTTCGCCGCCATTCTCCACTGGTGTCATCGTTTTGCGCGGGAACCCTGCTGCATAGCTCGCCTGCGAAGTCTCATCTCCTACAGGCTGATCTGGCAAATCCCGTATCGTCGCAGGGTCTGCCATACCCCCAAAAGCAATACCCGTTCTCCTCGGTCTCGAAACCATTCTCCACTCCAATAAAAAAGCCCCCTAGGTGGGGGCTGGTTAGTTAAGCTATTTTCTTCTTTGGTTTAGGCAGTTCCAGATTATATTGCCGCCTGAGCATCGTCATGTGATC carries:
- a CDS encoding phage fiber-tail adaptor protein — protein: MANPLAPLRQNKQPIDYYEEQANAVICPPLRPPMPKPPVDVAPGDWFVVPSGPLCHQVMLLNCKGPGESRRYWIDFHNQLAKDDEIVAIGAEAGDPKLVLSEFVADPDNRGAFYVTISGGTLNMRSGIRFRLTLETGEVREVVLQSLVMDQGLISGPNCPPVSLGRGIRGTQIWIVDKDPDASYVPPSGFAPLIYDMVINETTNGLWQYQPVAGSRQNIWKFIIPLGGPRGEPGKSAYQSWLDTGHTGSEAEFVASLKGEKGDSVDSTLFKKMFEDFMAGLPLTDPGDGVSLWNNGNIPTISVRQDEEQ